One Mercenaria mercenaria strain notata chromosome 12, MADL_Memer_1, whole genome shotgun sequence DNA segment encodes these proteins:
- the LOC123533656 gene encoding ketosamine-3-kinase-like — translation MSKSLESVIKEELGLSVLKSVGIGGGGCISEGSAYETDKYGRVYIKVNSKSGARTMFEGEYASLEALGKPDIVRVPKPYKVVDQPGGGAALVMEYIQFSGGLSKYSALLGQQLARLHLHNSTLEKKAKKAEGHLHKDETSEEYISQFGFHVNTCCGYIEMDNTWKDDWPSFYAEKIERHISMIEKKDGDRKARELWNKILVKFSSFFEGLNIKPAIIHGDLWGGNVSETDDGPLIFDPATFYGHSEYDLGISYLFGGFNSKFYGAYHDVIPKAPGFQKRKELYKAFHYLNHWNHFGGGYRGSSISTLQACVNSVYN, via the exons ATGAGTAAATCACTGGAGTCAGTTATAAAAGAGGAACTTGGCCTCTCCGTTTTGAAGAGTGTTGGTATAGGAGGTGGAGGTTGTATTAGTGAGGGATCTGCGTATGAAACAGACAAGTATGGGAGAGTCTATATCAAAGTCAACTCCAAATCGGGG GCTCGCACCATGTTTGAAGGAGAGTATGCCAGTCTGGAAGCACTTGGGAAGCCAGATATTGTCAGAGTACCAAAACCATACAAG GTAGTTGATCAGCCAGGAGGTGGTGCAGCTTTAGTAATGGAATATATTCAGTTTTCTGGTGGTTTGTCAAAATATTCTGCCTTACTGGGTCAACAACTTGCTAG GTTACATCTACACAATTCAACACTAGAGAAGAAGGCAAAGAAGGCTGAAGGTCACCTGCACAAGGACGAGACATCAGAGGAGTACATCAGCCAGTTTGGTTTCCATGTCAACACGTGCTGTGGTTACATAGAGATGGATAACACTTGGAAAGATGATTGGCCA TCATTTTATGCTGAAAAAATAGAGAGACATATATCGATGATTGAAAAGAAG GATGGTGACAGAAAAGCGAGAGAACTGTGGAATAAAATTCTTGTCAAGTTTTCAAGCTTTTTCGAAGGACTCAACATTAAACCAGCAATAATACATGGTGATTTATGGGGTGGCAATGTCAGTGAAACTGATGACGGTCCTT TGATTTTTGATCCTGCGACTTTTTACGGTCACTCAGAATATGATCTTGGAATAAGTTATTTATTTGGAGGCTTCAATTCAAAATTTTACGGTGCTTACCACGATGTTATACCAAAAGCACCCGGCTTCCAGAAGAGGAAAGAACTCTACAAagcttttcattatttaaatcattg GAACCATTTTGGAGGTGGTTACAGAGGATCTTCAATATCTACTTTACAGGCCTGTGTTAATTCTGTTTATAATTGA
- the LOC123533655 gene encoding N-lysine methyltransferase setd6-like, with translation MSAPMKRFTQDGEKGDINNEKRSTTHDSDFKRDAFVTWSIKNNFQMSDKVSVKREGSCAQYGMVATEEIQEGEVLFQIPRSCLITPDTCAIADCLKKDAESIQGSSGWAPLLIALLYEYNNPQSHWRPYLDLVPDFKELDLPMFWPSDERKDLLQGTGVDEAVTKDLANIEKEFKEVVLPFVKKHKDKFSQVCENVEFYKKMVAFVMAYSFTEHAQQEEEDDDDEEDSGNPPPMMVPMADILNHIAKNNAHLNFEKEALKMVAVKDIKKGEEVYNTYGELANLHLLHMYGFAEEYPNNHWDTVTVAVSDIIEASKQLNFNTGDLLNKKIQLINEMFGSDANVVVGIDGVLEEQEMKTVLKICCEESKEVLNELIDDGWESDDEDTSLEFKCLTSLPDSWRSVLCRCAELGLQKYRTTLTEDQEKLKSSMLSSRQRYSLYTAFGQKQILQKMIDAYEV, from the exons ATGTCTGCGCCCATGAAAAGATTCACGCAGGACGGAGAAAAAGGTGACATTAACAATGAAAAACGATCAACAACCCATGACAGTGATTTTAAACGAGATGCTTTTGTTACATGGTCAATTAAGAATAACTTCCAGATGAGTGACAAG GTGTCGGTAAAGAGGGAAGGGTCTTGCGCACAGTATGGTATGGTAGCTACAGAAGAAATACAGGAGGGTGAAGTTCTTTTTCAGATCCCAAGATCATGCCTCATAACTCCTGATACATGTGCAATTGCTGATTGTCTTAAAAAGG ATGCTGAATCTATACAGGGAAGTAGTGGTTGGGCACCATTGCTGATAGCATTGCTGTATGAATACAACAACCCTCAGTCCCACTGGCGGCCCTACCTAGATCTCGTACCAGACTTCAAGGAGCTGGACCTCCCCATGTTCTGGCCAAG TGATGAAAGAAAAGATCTGCTTCAAGGTACTGGAGTAGATGAAGCTGTTACCAAGGATCTTGCTAATATTGAAAAAGAGTTCAAAGAAGTTGTCCTTCCATTTGTTAAGAAACACAAAGATAAATTCAG TCAAGTTTGTGAAAACGTGGAATTTTACAAGAAGATGGTGGCATTTGTGATGGCATACAGCTTCACTGAGCATGCTCAACAGGAAGAGGAAGATGACGATGATGAAGAGGATTCTGGGAATCCACCACCCATGATGGTTCCCATGGCAGACATTTTAAATCATATTGCTAAAAATAATGCACATCTAAACTTTGAGAAAGAGGCTTTAAAGATGGTCGCAGTAAAAGATATTAAAAAG GGAGAGGAAGTATATAACACGTATGGAGAGCTGGCTAACTTGCACCTTCTACACATGTATGGTTTTGCTGAGGAATACCCAAACAATCACTGGGATACT GTGACTGTAGCTGTGTCAGATATCATTGAAGCTTCAAAGCAGTTAAACTTTAATACTGGCGACCTCCTAAACAAGAAGATACAGCtaataaat GAAATGTTTGGAAGTGATGCTAATGTTGTTGTTGGTATTGATGGTGTACTTGAAGAGCAAGAAATGAAGACTGTATTAAAG ATCTGCTGTGAAGAATCCAAGGAGGTTCTGAATGAGTTAATAGATGATGGATGGGAAAGTGATGATGAAGATACTTCTCTGGAATTTA AATGCCTCACCAGTCTCCCAGACAGCTGGAGATCAGTTCTTTGTAG GTGTGCAGAACTAGGCTTACAGAAATACAGGACAACACTCACGGAGGACCAGGAAAAATTGAAATCATCAATGCTTTCATCTCGGCAAAGATATTCATTATATACTGCTTTTGgacaaaaacagattttacagaaaatgatagATGCTT ATGAAGTCTAA